The window AGTCCGCGTGACGTCGCGCCAGCTCCTGCGCCCGGTCGGAGTCGGGTGCGACCCCGTCCGCGGCGGCCGCCTGCCAGTCGGCGGCGAGACGCTGCTGCCGCTCCTGCCAGTCGCGGCGCTCCTCCGGCGTCTTGCTGCGCCACCAGCGGTCGGAGGAGGCGTACGCCTCCTTCCCCCAGCGCTCCTCGACCTCGTCCTTGTACTGCGTGTGATCGAAGCCGTCGAACATCTGCTCGGCCATGATCTCCTCTCCTTCCTCCACGGCGTGGATCGTCGACTCGACCGACGCGATCTGCCGCGCCAGCCGTTCCCGCTCCGTGCGCAGCCACGCGAGGTGGTCGCGCAGGGCGGGCGCCGCATCCGTCCGGTCGTCGAGCACCCGGCCGATGGCGTCGAGGCCCAGGCCGAGGTCGCGGAGCAGCAGGATGCGCTGCAGCCGCATGAGGGAGTCGCGGTCGTAGTACCGGTAGCCGTTGCCCCCGACCCGGCTGGGCTTGAGCAGCCCGACCGCGTCGTAGTGCCGCAGCGTCCGGCTGGTCGTCCCGGCGATCCGGGCGATGTCCTGGATGGACCAGTCCATGTCCCCTCCTCTCATGCGATGCAGCACCCACGCTAGGAGTTGACGCTACGTCAAGGTCAAGCGCGTCGCTAGAGTGACGGTGTGAGTGGCATCCGTTCGACCGTCCGCGTGGCCCCCGGCATCCTCTTCGTCGAAGGACCGCTCTCCAACTGGACTGTCTTCCACGGCGCCGGCGCCGTGGAACTGGTCGACTGCGGCTACCCCGCGGACCTTCCGCTGGTCGAGGAGTCCATCCGCATCGCGGGGGCCGACCCGGCCGACCTGCGCCGCATCCTGATCACCCACGGGCACTCCGACCACCTGGGCGCGAGCGCCAGGCTCGCCGCCGAGCGGGGCGTCGTGGTGGCCGCGTCGCCCGCCGAGCTCCCCAACGTGCGCCGCGACGTCACCGAGCAGGTCACCGTGGCCGACCTGTTCCCCTCGATCTTCAAGCGGGGAACGGTGCGCTGGGTGGTCGCCGCGGTGCGCGCCGGCGGCCTGGGCGACGTCGGCGTGCGGGATGCGGTGGCCGTGGAGGGCGAAAGCATCCTGCTCAGCACCGGACACGAGCTCCAGCTGGTGCCGGCGCCCGGGCACACGACCGGGAGCGTCTGCTTCTTCGAGCCCGAATCGCAATCGCTGCTGTCGGGCGATGCCGTCGTCAGCGGTCATCCACTGCTCCGTGACTCGGGCGATCTGCAGCAGCTGCCCGGGTTCTTCCAGCACGACGCCGACGAGGCGGCCCGGAGCGCCCGGAGGCTCGTCCTCTGCGACGCGGCCCGCATCCTGCCCGGGCACGGACCGATCGTCGAGCTGGCCCCGTATGCCGCCGGCTAGCGGCGTCGCCGCCGCCTAGCGGCCCCGCCGCCTAGCGCTTCGC is drawn from Leifsonia shinshuensis and contains these coding sequences:
- a CDS encoding MerR family transcriptional regulator, coding for MDWSIQDIARIAGTTSRTLRHYDAVGLLKPSRVGGNGYRYYDRDSLMRLQRILLLRDLGLGLDAIGRVLDDRTDAAPALRDHLAWLRTERERLARQIASVESTIHAVEEGEEIMAEQMFDGFDHTQYKDEVEERWGKEAYASSDRWWRSKTPEERRDWQERQQRLAADWQAAAADGVAPDSDRAQELARRHADWLADIPGTPGYGTGAPLAAYLSGLGDMYVADPRFAANYGGEAGATLVRDALRHYAQHLA
- a CDS encoding MBL fold metallo-hydrolase; this encodes MSGIRSTVRVAPGILFVEGPLSNWTVFHGAGAVELVDCGYPADLPLVEESIRIAGADPADLRRILITHGHSDHLGASARLAAERGVVVAASPAELPNVRRDVTEQVTVADLFPSIFKRGTVRWVVAAVRAGGLGDVGVRDAVAVEGESILLSTGHELQLVPAPGHTTGSVCFFEPESQSLLSGDAVVSGHPLLRDSGDLQQLPGFFQHDADEAARSARRLVLCDAARILPGHGPIVELAPYAAG